The following coding sequences are from one Microbulbifer sp. TB1203 window:
- a CDS encoding methylated-DNA--[protein]-cysteine S-methyltransferase, protein MVNYEIYSTEFGEVGIAADDEGIVALEFHSAERPMRLEKDWQRQSTALTDLAARQLEEYFAGGRRNFELPLNPRGTDFQRSVWDELLRIPYGNTRSYREQAEALGNLKAIRAVARANGANRIAVVIPCHRVIGADGSLTGYAGGLEMKARLLTLEGASFVQQNQLL, encoded by the coding sequence ATGGTTAATTACGAAATCTATTCCACCGAATTTGGCGAGGTGGGTATAGCCGCAGACGACGAGGGTATAGTGGCACTGGAGTTCCACAGCGCCGAGCGCCCCATGCGACTGGAGAAAGACTGGCAGCGACAGTCCACGGCGCTGACCGACCTGGCCGCGCGGCAGCTGGAGGAATACTTTGCCGGCGGCCGCCGGAATTTCGAGCTGCCGCTGAATCCCCGGGGCACGGATTTCCAGCGCAGTGTCTGGGATGAGCTGCTGCGCATTCCCTACGGGAACACCCGCAGCTACCGGGAGCAGGCGGAGGCGCTGGGCAACCTGAAGGCGATCCGCGCGGTGGCAAGGGCCAACGGTGCCAACCGCATTGCGGTGGTGATTCCCTGCCACCGAGTGATCGGTGCCGACGGCAGCCTGACCGGCTACGCGGGCGGGCTGGAGATGAAGGCGCGGCTGCTGACCCTGGAAGGGGCCAGTTTCGTGCAACAGAATCAGCTGTTGTAA
- a CDS encoding cellulase family glycosylhydrolase, which translates to MQSFASCCQRRKVFLKKIKLTMMGEIGMFRSISKCLLMWLLCLCVPSAFAAQATMNIVNDWGQGFQGEVVVVNDGSTAISGWSVEFDMAVDINNLWNGVIVSHVGDHYVVEDAGYNESIQPGGQVSFGFTATPGNVSPVPVIVNGDGGSSSSSSSSSSSSSSSSSSSSSSSSSSSSSSSSSSSSGGRFPNYNINPLPADMTGMSSSAQDIAGNITLGFNIGNSLEATGGETAWGNPMITADFVGLVKQSGFNAIRLPVSWDQYADQATAEIDLSWLARVRDVVQYCVDNDLYVIVNIHWDGGWLENNVTPDRQAENNDKQRAYWQQIATYLRDFDEHLMFASANEPNVDSAEQMSVLMSYHQTFVDAVRETGGKNAYRVLVVQGPNTDITRTNELMTEMPVDTVSNRMMAEIHYYTPWQFAGMTEDASWGNQFFYWGAGNHSSTDTAHNPTWGEEDDLNALFSLMKTQFIDNGIPVVLGEFSAMRRTGQLSGDDLALHLESRAYYHRFVTQQARAYGMVPFYWDNGGTGNFASGIFDRPANTVFDQQTLDALMQGASN; encoded by the coding sequence GTGCAGAGTTTCGCCAGTTGCTGTCAGCGGAGAAAAGTTTTTTTAAAAAAAATAAAACTCACCATGATGGGAGAAATAGGAATGTTTCGATCAATCAGTAAATGCCTGCTGATGTGGTTGCTATGTTTGTGCGTACCCTCCGCCTTCGCGGCGCAGGCTACCATGAACATCGTCAACGACTGGGGGCAGGGGTTCCAGGGCGAAGTGGTGGTCGTCAATGACGGAAGCACGGCCATATCCGGCTGGTCCGTCGAATTCGACATGGCGGTGGATATCAACAATCTGTGGAACGGCGTCATTGTATCTCATGTCGGGGATCACTATGTCGTCGAGGATGCCGGCTATAACGAAAGTATTCAGCCGGGCGGTCAGGTGAGCTTCGGCTTTACCGCCACGCCGGGGAATGTGTCGCCGGTGCCGGTGATAGTGAACGGCGACGGTGGCAGCTCTTCTTCGAGCTCGAGCTCCAGTTCTTCAAGCAGCAGCTCCAGCTCTTCTTCCTCCAGCTCCAGCTCTTCGAGCAGTTCCAGCAGTTCCTCGAGCAGCAGTTCCGGCGGCCGGTTCCCTAATTACAATATCAACCCCCTTCCCGCAGACATGACGGGAATGAGCAGCAGTGCGCAGGATATTGCCGGCAACATCACGTTGGGATTCAACATTGGTAATAGCTTGGAGGCGACTGGAGGCGAAACCGCCTGGGGCAATCCGATGATTACCGCGGATTTTGTCGGCCTGGTGAAACAGAGCGGTTTCAATGCGATACGGCTGCCCGTTTCCTGGGACCAGTATGCCGACCAAGCCACGGCGGAGATCGACCTGAGCTGGCTGGCCAGGGTGAGGGACGTCGTTCAATATTGCGTCGACAATGACCTGTACGTCATCGTCAATATCCACTGGGATGGGGGCTGGCTTGAGAACAATGTGACTCCGGACAGGCAGGCGGAAAACAACGATAAACAGAGAGCCTACTGGCAACAAATTGCTACCTACCTGCGCGACTTCGACGAGCACCTGATGTTTGCCAGCGCCAATGAGCCCAATGTCGATAGCGCCGAACAAATGTCCGTTTTAATGTCCTACCACCAGACTTTTGTGGATGCCGTGCGGGAAACCGGTGGGAAAAATGCCTACAGGGTGCTGGTGGTTCAGGGGCCGAATACGGATATTACAAGAACGAACGAGCTGATGACCGAAATGCCGGTGGATACGGTCTCAAACCGTATGATGGCGGAGATCCACTATTATACCCCGTGGCAATTTGCGGGCATGACAGAGGACGCGAGCTGGGGCAATCAATTCTTTTATTGGGGCGCCGGTAATCACTCCTCCACGGATACAGCGCATAACCCCACATGGGGCGAGGAGGATGACCTGAACGCGCTGTTTTCCCTGATGAAAACACAATTTATCGACAACGGAATCCCCGTGGTGTTGGGTGAATTTTCCGCAATGCGCCGTACCGGGCAGCTTTCAGGAGATGATTTGGCGTTGCATCTTGAGTCGAGAGCCTACTACCACAGGTTCGTCACGCAACAAGCGAGGGCCTATGGAATGGTACCGTTCTATTGGGACAACGGCGGAACTGGAAACTTCGCCTCGGGTATCTTCGACAGGCCGGCGAATACGGTGTTCGACCAGCAAACTCTGGATGCCTTGATGCAGGGGGCATCAAACTGA
- a CDS encoding acetyl-CoA carboxylase carboxyltransferase subunit alpha: MNFNFLEFEQPIAELESKIKELQHVGDDNELNIADEVTRLREKSEKLTESIYEDLTPWQVVQVARHPQRPYSQDYIKRIFTDWDELHGDRHFGDDKAIIAGIARLDGVPVAVIGEEKGRTVNDKVARNFGMPKPEGYRKALRIMQMAERFKLPVLTLIDTPGAYPGIDSEERGISEAIAQNLAVMSRLRTPIICTVIGEGSSGGALAIGVGDQLNMLQYSTYFVISPEGCANIIWKTVEKAPLAAEAMGVTSSVLEELGIVDETIPEPLGGAHRDPDTMAARLKERLSAQVEQLRNVPVDELLEKRYLRLMSYGNVAS; encoded by the coding sequence ATGAATTTCAATTTTCTCGAATTTGAACAGCCGATTGCTGAACTGGAAAGCAAGATAAAAGAGCTGCAGCATGTGGGCGACGACAACGAGCTGAATATCGCCGACGAAGTGACCCGCCTGCGGGAAAAGAGCGAAAAACTCACCGAGTCCATCTACGAGGACCTGACCCCCTGGCAGGTGGTGCAGGTGGCGCGCCATCCCCAGCGCCCCTATTCCCAGGACTATATCAAGCGCATCTTTACCGATTGGGACGAACTCCACGGCGACCGCCACTTCGGCGACGACAAGGCGATCATCGCCGGTATCGCGCGCCTGGATGGCGTGCCGGTGGCGGTGATCGGCGAGGAGAAGGGCCGCACTGTGAATGACAAGGTGGCGCGCAACTTCGGCATGCCCAAGCCGGAGGGCTACCGCAAGGCCCTGCGCATCATGCAGATGGCGGAGCGCTTCAAACTGCCGGTGCTCACCCTGATCGACACTCCCGGGGCCTATCCGGGCATCGACAGCGAGGAGCGCGGCATCAGCGAGGCTATCGCGCAGAACCTGGCAGTGATGTCGCGCCTGCGAACCCCGATCATCTGCACGGTGATCGGCGAGGGCTCCTCCGGCGGCGCCCTGGCCATCGGCGTCGGCGACCAACTGAATATGCTGCAGTATTCCACCTATTTCGTGATCTCCCCGGAAGGCTGCGCCAACATCATCTGGAAGACCGTGGAAAAAGCGCCATTGGCGGCAGAGGCCATGGGCGTGACCTCCAGCGTGTTGGAGGAGCTGGGTATCGTGGACGAGACTATCCCGGAACCCCTTGGCGGCGCCCACCGGGACCCGGATACCATGGCCGCCCGCCTGAAGGAACGCCTGTCCGCACAAGTGGAACAGCTGCGCAACGTACCTGTCGACGAACTGCTGGAGAAGCGCTACCTGCGGTTAATGAGCTACGGCAACGTCGCTTCCTAG
- a CDS encoding AlkA N-terminal domain-containing protein, with protein MQLDHSICSSARLARDRRFDGRFFTAVKTTRIFCRPICPARPPLERNVTYYATAAEAANAGYRPCLRCRPDAAPGSPAWGLVSTTVQRALKLMRAEREAQSIETLADRLGVSSRYLRQLFAEHLGVSPLAVWQAERALFAFGLLRDTGLPVSQIAYESGFNSLRRFNGVFKQIYRRTPSEVRRESVEGEAGGAGASGIRLYLHYRPPFHWRELLTFFRARALAGVEQVEGDVYRRSFALDGVRGVLRVRDQGSRNRLVVEISGEGGAALYLLNQRLRRLFDLDADTAEITAQLAADPLLAREIARTPGVRLPGAWDPFEYALRAILGQQISVAAATTIAGRVVARYGESFVDDSGEEHRLFPTPEQLADADFDGLGLTRARAQTLREFVAATLDGRVNFTETELADWCARVTALPGIGDWTAQYIAMRGLSMPDAFPASDLGILQALGENGEKAKPKQALARAENWRPWRAYGALLLWQSLKSGED; from the coding sequence GTGCAACTCGACCACAGTATCTGTTCCAGCGCCCGCCTCGCCCGCGACCGGCGGTTCGACGGGCGATTCTTTACCGCGGTGAAAACCACCCGGATCTTCTGCCGGCCCATCTGCCCCGCGCGGCCGCCGCTGGAGCGCAACGTCACCTACTACGCCACCGCCGCTGAGGCGGCGAACGCGGGCTATCGGCCCTGCCTGCGCTGCCGGCCGGACGCGGCGCCGGGCAGTCCGGCCTGGGGGCTGGTGTCCACCACGGTGCAACGGGCGCTGAAGCTGATGCGCGCTGAGCGGGAGGCCCAGTCCATCGAGACGCTGGCAGACCGGCTCGGGGTCAGCAGCCGTTACTTGCGCCAGCTGTTCGCGGAGCACCTGGGGGTGAGCCCGCTGGCGGTGTGGCAGGCGGAGCGGGCGCTGTTCGCGTTCGGGCTGCTGCGGGATACCGGCCTGCCGGTGTCGCAGATTGCCTACGAGTCCGGCTTCAACAGCCTGCGCCGCTTCAACGGGGTGTTCAAACAGATCTACCGGCGCACCCCCTCGGAGGTGCGCCGGGAATCGGTGGAGGGGGAGGCGGGTGGCGCCGGGGCTTCGGGCATCCGCCTCTACCTCCACTACCGACCGCCGTTTCACTGGCGGGAATTGCTGACGTTTTTCCGCGCCCGGGCTCTCGCCGGTGTGGAGCAGGTGGAGGGCGATGTGTACCGGCGCAGCTTTGCGCTGGACGGGGTGCGCGGTGTGCTGCGGGTGCGCGACCAGGGGTCGAGGAACCGCCTGGTGGTGGAGATCTCCGGGGAGGGCGGCGCGGCGCTCTACCTGCTGAACCAGCGTCTGCGCCGGCTGTTCGACCTGGACGCGGACACAGCGGAGATCACCGCGCAGCTGGCCGCGGACCCGCTGCTCGCGCGGGAGATTGCCCGCACACCGGGCGTGCGCCTGCCCGGAGCCTGGGACCCGTTCGAATACGCTTTGCGGGCGATTCTCGGCCAGCAGATCTCGGTCGCTGCCGCCACCACCATCGCCGGGCGGGTGGTGGCCCGCTATGGCGAATCCTTTGTCGACGACTCGGGGGAGGAGCACCGGTTGTTTCCGACTCCCGAGCAACTGGCGGATGCTGATTTCGACGGACTGGGGCTGACCCGCGCGAGGGCGCAGACCCTGCGCGAATTCGTCGCCGCCACTCTGGACGGGCGGGTGAATTTCACGGAGACGGAACTGGCCGACTGGTGTGCCCGGGTCACCGCGCTGCCGGGTATCGGCGACTGGACCGCGCAGTACATCGCCATGCGCGGCCTGTCCATGCCGGACGCCTTTCCCGCATCCGACCTGGGCATATTGCAGGCACTGGGGGAAAACGGCGAGAAGGCCAAACCGAAGCAGGCCCTGGCACGGGCCGAGAACTGGCGCCCCTGGCGGGCCTACGGCGCGCTGCTGTTGTGGCAGTCGCTCAAGAGCGGAGAAGACTGA
- a CDS encoding DegV family protein, giving the protein MVQLVVDSGCDLPDEFLRKFAIPVLPHSVSIGRDTFGDQRNPAQMAHFYTLSLVDRSHHIASGPAPTTEIENLLQGLLKKGCRDIVVQTINSANSPTYKNALTAARGLIASRGESDEFHIHTLDSRTLFSGQGLLALYTLSLISKGFSGREIKEKAEAFSRKIHGYAAIRDVYYVRERARNKNEKSISWLKAVAARHLDMHPILSMHSDGSTVTDTLRGYDNCTEALFKLAADRIRAGDLLVPMVVVSIAGKIEQLPEMTGFAELEQVAREHKVKIYRSVMSLSGGINLGPGTVSLALAV; this is encoded by the coding sequence ATGGTCCAGCTAGTTGTAGATTCCGGGTGCGATCTGCCGGATGAGTTTCTGCGCAAGTTCGCCATTCCGGTATTGCCCCACTCCGTCAGCATTGGCAGGGATACTTTTGGGGACCAGCGCAATCCGGCACAGATGGCACATTTTTACACACTTTCCCTGGTGGACCGGTCTCACCATATAGCTTCCGGGCCAGCCCCAACCACGGAGATCGAAAACCTGCTGCAGGGCCTGCTGAAAAAAGGCTGTCGGGACATAGTGGTTCAGACCATCAACAGCGCCAACAGCCCCACTTATAAGAATGCCCTCACCGCAGCGCGCGGGCTCATCGCCAGTCGCGGCGAAAGTGACGAATTTCACATACACACACTGGATTCCCGCACGCTTTTCTCCGGCCAGGGACTGCTGGCGCTCTATACCCTTTCGCTGATCAGCAAGGGATTCAGCGGCCGTGAAATCAAGGAAAAGGCAGAGGCGTTCAGCCGCAAGATCCACGGCTATGCGGCTATCAGGGATGTCTACTATGTGCGCGAGCGCGCGCGTAACAAGAATGAAAAGAGTATCAGCTGGCTCAAAGCCGTCGCCGCGCGCCACCTGGATATGCACCCCATCCTGTCGATGCACAGCGATGGCAGTACCGTGACCGATACCCTCCGCGGCTACGACAACTGCACCGAGGCGCTGTTCAAGCTGGCGGCGGACAGAATTCGGGCCGGAGATCTGCTGGTGCCCATGGTGGTGGTGAGTATTGCCGGCAAAATCGAGCAGCTGCCGGAGATGACGGGATTTGCGGAGTTGGAGCAGGTGGCGCGGGAGCACAAGGTAAAAATCTACCGCTCGGTGATGAGCCTGTCCGGCGGTATCAACCTGGGGCCGGGGACTGTGTCGTTGGCTCTGGCGGTGTAG
- a CDS encoding gamma carbonic anhydrase family protein, which yields MLYKLGEKQPQLEGEGHYIAPGARVIGDVQLLGHSSVWFNAVVRGDCDRITIGEYSNIQDGAVLHTDPGIPLTIGKGVTVGHKVMLHGCGIGDYSLIGINAVVLNGARIGKCCIVGANALVTEGTEIPDYSLVLGTPGKVVKTLDESTFELLKASSDHYAANGRYFSEQLTPVSDS from the coding sequence ATGCTGTACAAACTGGGTGAAAAACAACCGCAGCTGGAAGGCGAGGGGCACTATATTGCCCCGGGGGCCCGGGTAATCGGCGATGTGCAACTGCTCGGCCACAGCTCCGTGTGGTTCAACGCGGTGGTGCGCGGCGATTGCGACCGGATCACCATCGGCGAATACAGCAATATCCAGGACGGCGCGGTGCTGCACACTGACCCCGGCATCCCCCTTACCATCGGCAAGGGGGTGACTGTCGGCCACAAGGTGATGCTGCACGGCTGCGGAATCGGCGACTACAGTCTGATCGGGATCAATGCGGTGGTGCTCAACGGGGCCAGGATCGGCAAGTGTTGTATTGTCGGCGCCAACGCCCTGGTCACCGAGGGCACCGAGATCCCTGACTACTCCCTGGTGCTGGGCACCCCGGGCAAGGTGGTCAAAACCCTCGACGAATCCACCTTCGAACTGCTCAAGGCCAGCAGCGATCACTACGCGGCCAACGGCCGGTATTTTTCCGAACAGCTCACCCCGGTTTCCGATTCGTGA
- a CDS encoding DUF1289 domain-containing protein, translating to MSEREAAAAGPVKSPCISVCALNSDDICEGCFRSGDEISRWGAMSDDQRWQVVRLCTERARRMGRHW from the coding sequence ATGTCAGAGAGAGAAGCGGCGGCCGCGGGGCCGGTAAAATCCCCCTGTATTTCCGTGTGCGCACTCAACAGCGACGATATCTGCGAGGGCTGTTTTCGCAGCGGCGACGAGATCAGCCGCTGGGGCGCCATGAGCGACGACCAGCGCTGGCAGGTGGTGCGCCTCTGCACCGAACGCGCGCGGCGGATGGGCCGCCACTGGTAA
- a CDS encoding glycoside hydrolase family 5 protein, with the protein MFKGVSLAGADFGESNLPGVFGTDYTYPNQDEVDYYKSKNMNIIRLPFRWERLQPTMNQAFDSAEFARLDEFVTQATAKNMYVLLDPHNYARYYGNLIGSSQVPNSAFADFWSRLANEYKDNSHVIFGLINEPHTMPTEQWISAANAAAAAIRNTGATNLITVPGNAWTGAHSWNHTWYGTANATALLDFVDPGNNFVVEVHQYFDSDFSGTSEQCVVPDASEVLSDFTSWLAANNLRGFLGEFSGASNDDCRMSVESALQYIDNNREHWIGWTWWAGGPWWTWESNILVIEPTADGREAPQMSWLEPYLP; encoded by the coding sequence ATGTTTAAAGGGGTTAGTTTGGCCGGTGCTGACTTTGGTGAAAGTAACTTACCTGGTGTCTTTGGAACGGATTACACCTATCCAAATCAGGATGAGGTGGATTATTACAAATCCAAAAACATGAATATCATACGGCTGCCTTTCCGCTGGGAGCGTTTACAGCCCACAATGAACCAGGCCTTTGATAGCGCAGAATTTGCGCGTCTTGACGAGTTTGTTACCCAGGCTACCGCCAAGAATATGTACGTATTGCTCGACCCGCACAACTATGCGCGGTACTACGGTAATTTGATTGGAAGCTCCCAGGTGCCTAACAGCGCCTTCGCCGATTTTTGGAGTCGTTTGGCAAACGAATACAAAGATAACTCTCATGTGATTTTTGGCCTAATAAACGAGCCCCACACTATGCCCACCGAGCAGTGGATTAGTGCTGCCAATGCCGCCGCCGCCGCTATTCGCAACACAGGCGCCACCAATTTGATTACGGTGCCGGGCAATGCGTGGACTGGAGCACATTCGTGGAATCACACTTGGTACGGCACCGCTAACGCCACCGCCTTGCTGGATTTTGTGGATCCAGGCAATAATTTTGTGGTGGAAGTTCACCAGTATTTTGACAGTGACTTCTCAGGCACTTCGGAGCAATGCGTTGTACCGGATGCCTCTGAAGTATTGTCCGACTTTACTTCCTGGCTCGCCGCTAACAACTTGCGTGGCTTCCTCGGTGAGTTTAGTGGTGCCTCTAACGACGACTGTAGGATGTCTGTTGAAAGCGCACTTCAGTACATTGATAACAACAGAGAGCACTGGATAGGTTGGACCTGGTGGGCAGGTGGCCCCTGGTGGACATGGGAATCCAATATTCTGGTTATAGAGCCCACCGCAGACGGCAGAGAAGCGCCGCAGATGTCTTGGCTGGAGCCATATTTACCGTAA
- the dnaE gene encoding DNA polymerase III subunit alpha, protein MIQPFVHLRAHSEFSLIDGLVRIKPLVARAGELQMPALALTDQTNFYGQIKFYKACLGAGIKPITGADFWLSEGGEDKPTLITLYAMNGEGYRNITELISRAWMEGQYHGQAYIRRQWLKEYSAGVLALSGARFGDVGRALVAGRTAQARDLAGEWAQIFPGRYYLELQRTGRPGEEEYLHGAVALAQELQLPVVATNDVRFLDESEFEAHEVRVCIHEGRALDDPRRERRYSPQQYFRTPEEMWELFSDIPEALHNTVEIAKRCTSPIQLGKYFLPEYPIPEGMTENQFFEKVSFDGLERRLEKILDKSAPDYASRRKVYEDRLRFELEIIIQMGFPGYFLIVMDFIQWAKEHGIPVGPGRGSGAGSLVAYSLDITDLDPLQYDLLFERFLNPERVSMPDFDVDFCMEKRDRVIGYVADNYGRQAVSQIITFGTMAAKAVVRDVARVQGKSYGLADKLSKMIPPDVGMTLQKAFDQEEILREFLENDEEAQEIWEMAVQLEGVARNVGKHAGGVVIAPTKLTDFAPLYCDESGGGLVTQFDKNDVEDAGLVKFDFLGLRTLTIIDWAKRMVDEQRAREGLEPLDIATLPLDDEPTFKMLKKAETTAVFQLESRGMKDLIKRLQPDNLEDMIALVALFRPGPLQSGMVDDFINRKHGRAQVAYPDAKYQHEKLKPILEPTYGVIVYQEQVMQIAQELAGYTLGGADLLRRAMGKKKPEEMAKQREIFENGAKEQGVDPDLAIKIFDLVEKFAGYGFNKSHSAAYALVSYQTAWLKAHYPAQFMAATMSSDMDKTDKVVTFIEECRAMKLELVPPDVNLGSYQFSVDIDNRIIYGLGAIKGLGEGPVENIIAVRKEGGPFTDLFDFCSRIDPRKVNKRALEALVRSGALDSIGPSADGDDGLNYSRAVLFNAVDEAVKAAEQQAANASAGMMDLFGEVVPSAAEGDVYAEFRRARPWGIRERLEGEKNTLGLYLTGHPIDEYEDELQHLVKARIADLKPGREAQKVAGLVVAMRVMKTKRGDSMAIVTLDDRSARLEAAVFSEAFGEHREKLAKDSLLVLDGPVSHDDYSGGLKMTVNNVSTLDELRQGSVTGVRLQLDSATAPRGLAKRLAACLRPYTNGPGSNCGVTLEVARSDARGTYRLPGEWNVEPNDQLVQSLRELLGRQRVVLNYNERQARLAGSIPVS, encoded by the coding sequence ATGATCCAACCTTTTGTCCACTTAAGAGCCCACTCCGAGTTCTCCCTGATCGACGGCCTGGTGCGCATCAAGCCGCTGGTGGCCCGCGCGGGAGAGCTGCAGATGCCGGCGCTGGCGCTCACCGACCAGACCAATTTCTACGGCCAGATCAAGTTCTACAAAGCCTGCCTGGGCGCCGGCATCAAGCCGATTACCGGTGCGGATTTCTGGCTCAGCGAGGGCGGTGAGGACAAGCCCACGCTGATCACCCTCTATGCGATGAACGGTGAGGGCTACCGCAATATCACCGAACTGATCTCCCGCGCCTGGATGGAAGGGCAGTACCACGGCCAGGCCTATATCCGCCGCCAGTGGCTGAAGGAGTACAGCGCCGGGGTACTGGCCCTTTCCGGGGCCAGGTTCGGCGATGTGGGCCGCGCGCTGGTGGCCGGGCGCACCGCCCAGGCGCGGGACCTGGCCGGGGAGTGGGCGCAGATCTTTCCCGGCCGCTACTACCTGGAACTGCAGCGCACCGGCCGCCCCGGGGAGGAGGAATACCTGCACGGCGCGGTGGCCCTGGCGCAGGAACTGCAACTGCCGGTAGTGGCCACCAACGACGTGCGCTTCCTCGACGAGAGCGAATTCGAGGCCCACGAAGTGCGGGTGTGCATTCACGAGGGCCGCGCGCTGGACGACCCCAGGCGGGAGCGCCGCTATTCCCCGCAGCAGTATTTTCGCACCCCCGAGGAAATGTGGGAGCTGTTCAGCGATATTCCCGAGGCGCTGCACAACACTGTGGAAATCGCCAAGCGCTGTACCTCGCCGATCCAGTTGGGCAAGTATTTCCTGCCGGAATACCCAATTCCCGAGGGCATGACCGAAAACCAGTTCTTCGAGAAGGTTTCCTTCGATGGGCTGGAGCGGCGCCTGGAAAAAATTCTCGACAAGTCCGCGCCGGATTACGCTTCGCGGCGCAAGGTCTACGAGGACCGGTTGCGCTTCGAGCTGGAGATCATTATCCAGATGGGCTTCCCGGGCTACTTCCTGATCGTGATGGACTTTATCCAGTGGGCCAAGGAACACGGTATCCCGGTGGGGCCGGGGCGGGGTTCCGGCGCCGGCTCGCTGGTGGCCTATTCCCTGGATATCACCGACCTGGACCCGCTGCAGTACGACCTGCTGTTCGAGCGCTTCCTCAACCCGGAGCGGGTATCCATGCCCGACTTCGACGTGGACTTCTGCATGGAGAAGCGCGACCGGGTGATTGGCTATGTGGCCGACAACTACGGCCGCCAGGCGGTGAGCCAGATCATCACTTTCGGTACCATGGCCGCCAAGGCGGTGGTGCGCGACGTGGCGCGGGTGCAGGGAAAATCCTACGGCCTCGCCGACAAGCTCTCGAAAATGATTCCGCCGGATGTGGGAATGACCCTGCAGAAGGCCTTCGACCAGGAAGAAATCCTGCGCGAATTCCTGGAAAACGATGAAGAGGCCCAGGAAATCTGGGAGATGGCGGTCCAGTTGGAAGGGGTTGCGCGCAATGTGGGCAAGCACGCCGGCGGCGTGGTGATCGCCCCCACCAAGCTCACGGATTTCGCGCCGCTCTACTGCGACGAGTCCGGCGGCGGCCTGGTGACCCAGTTCGACAAGAACGACGTGGAAGACGCCGGCCTGGTGAAATTCGACTTCCTCGGCCTGCGCACCCTCACCATCATCGACTGGGCCAAGCGCATGGTGGACGAGCAGCGCGCGCGCGAAGGGCTCGAACCGCTGGATATCGCCACGCTGCCGCTGGACGACGAACCCACCTTCAAAATGCTGAAAAAGGCCGAGACCACCGCGGTGTTCCAGCTGGAATCCCGCGGCATGAAGGACCTGATCAAGCGCCTGCAGCCGGATAACCTGGAGGACATGATCGCCCTGGTGGCCCTGTTCCGCCCGGGCCCGCTGCAATCCGGGATGGTGGACGACTTTATCAACCGGAAACACGGCCGCGCCCAGGTGGCCTATCCGGACGCCAAATACCAGCACGAGAAACTGAAGCCGATCCTGGAGCCCACCTACGGGGTTATCGTCTACCAGGAACAGGTGATGCAGATCGCCCAGGAGCTGGCGGGCTACACCCTCGGCGGCGCCGACCTGCTGCGCCGGGCCATGGGTAAGAAAAAGCCCGAGGAGATGGCCAAGCAGCGGGAGATCTTTGAAAACGGCGCGAAGGAGCAGGGGGTCGATCCGGATCTCGCGATCAAGATCTTCGACCTGGTGGAGAAGTTCGCCGGCTACGGCTTTAACAAATCGCATTCGGCCGCCTACGCGCTGGTGTCCTACCAGACCGCCTGGCTCAAGGCCCACTACCCGGCGCAGTTTATGGCCGCCACCATGTCCTCGGATATGGACAAGACCGATAAGGTGGTGACCTTTATCGAAGAATGCCGGGCCATGAAGTTGGAGCTGGTGCCGCCGGACGTGAACCTGGGCAGCTACCAGTTCTCGGTGGACATCGACAACCGCATCATTTACGGCCTGGGGGCCATCAAGGGCCTGGGCGAGGGGCCGGTGGAAAATATCATCGCGGTGCGCAAGGAGGGCGGGCCCTTTACCGATTTGTTCGACTTCTGCTCCCGCATCGACCCGCGAAAGGTGAACAAGCGCGCCCTGGAGGCGTTGGTGCGCTCCGGCGCGCTGGACAGCATCGGCCCCAGCGCCGACGGTGACGACGGCCTGAACTACTCCCGCGCGGTGCTGTTCAACGCGGTGGACGAGGCGGTCAAGGCCGCGGAACAGCAGGCCGCGAACGCCAGCGCGGGGATGATGGACCTGTTTGGCGAAGTGGTGCCCTCCGCAGCGGAGGGGGATGTCTACGCCGAGTTCCGCCGCGCGCGCCCCTGGGGCATCCGCGAGCGCTTAGAGGGAGAGAAGAACACCCTCGGTCTCTATCTCACCGGCCACCCCATCGATGAATACGAAGACGAGCTGCAGCACCTGGTCAAGGCACGTATCGCCGACCTGAAACCGGGCCGGGAAGCACAAAAGGTGGCGGGCCTGGTGGTGGCCATGCGGGTAATGAAAACCAAACGCGGCGACTCCATGGCCATAGTGACCCTGGACGACAGAAGTGCCCGCCTGGAGGCAGCGGTATTCAGCGAGGCCTTTGGCGAGCACCGGGAAAAGCTCGCCAAGGACTCCCTGCTGGTGCTGGACGGCCCCGTCTCCCACGACGATTACAGCGGCGGCCTCAAGATGACCGTCAACAATGTGTCCACCCTGGACGAACTGCGCCAGGGCAGTGTGACCGGTGTGCGTTTGCAGCTGGACAGTGCCACCGCGCCGCGGGGGCTGGCCAAGCGGCTGGCCGCCTGCCTGCGGCCCTATACCAATGGCCCTGGCAGCAACTGCGGTGTCACCCTGGAAGTGGCGCGCAGCGATGCCCGCGGTACCTATCGGTTGCCCGGCGAGTGGAATGTGGAGCCCAACGACCAGTTGGTGCAGTCGCTGCGCGAGCTGCTGGGGCGGCAGAGGGTGGTGCTCAACTACAATGAGCGGCAGGCTCGACTAGCTGGTTCTATCCCGGTAAGCTAG